The window TAGCACCAGAGCTTTTCTGCAAGTAACGCTAAAGTAGCAGTAAACGTTCAATAATAATGTTCGGCATAGAAAGGAAGGCTATAATGGCAGTTATGAAGAAGGTAAAATCCCGTGAGTTATTCATGGGAAAGTTAAGTCATAGTGGTGATTTGTTGGAAGAAATCACTGACATTTGTCGAAAGAAAAATATTCAGCTTGGACGCATCGAAGCACTCGGAGCCGTTCAGAAGGCCCGTCTTGCATTTTATAATCAGCAAACGCGTGAATACCAGTTCTTTATAATAGATCAACCGCTAGAAATCACTAAACTTGTGGGGAATATCTCGCTTAAAGATGGAACCCCAATTGTCCATGCACATGTTACTCTGGCAGACAAAACAGGAAAAACCTATGGTGGGCATCTTGCGCCAGGAACAGTGATTTTCGCATGTGAATTTATACTGGAAGTCTTTGAAGGTCCGATTTTTGAAAGAGGATTTGACAAAGAAACCGGACTGCCTTTGTGGGCAATGTCGGAATAAGGGAAAAAGGAGACAGCGACCTTTTTTTTAAAACGGGGTCAAATCTTTATCATTGACAAAGCATGCCACATATCTATTTTTATTGAGATTTTAAGCAATTTGAGCTATGGTAACGCTAAAGTAGAAGTGACTGTTCAATAATTAATGTTATGCTTGAGGTGAGAAGATGATCGTAGCAGGCTGGATTGTATGGGTTTTGTCTCTGTCATTTTTCCTTGGTTTCTTATTTTTCAACAGGAGGTGCGCCAAGGAGAAGAAGCCAATTCATGCAGCTCTTCATGTCCAATTGATCTTCTTGCTACTGTCCATCGTGATTTTCGCATTCGCTTCGTTTAACAGATTGCATCTATTGTGGGTTGTGCCTTCCAGTCTCATCCTTGGTTGGGTAGTTGCATTTGGAATTCTACCATTACCTGTGATAGGCACTGCTCTCAGGGATATTCTGTTGCTATTCGCACACGTTTTCTTTTTGGGTACGGATTGGGAATTAGGGGGATACCCCTGGGAGATTGCTGTCGCGCGGACCGTTGCTTCTCGTGCATCCATGCAGCATGACAAATCACCTGAGGAATTCGAATCAGCCATCAAGGAGCGTCAAGAGCTGCTGTTTGGATACTACCTGTATTACAAGGGCATCAAATTCCTGCATTCTGCTGGCTTCCATGACAACACAACTATGGATAGCACAAACTTTCATTACTCGCAAATCAAGGAACGTAACACTAAGTCTGTTCTGGAGGCGAAGGAACTTCTTGCTATGGTCAAACGTGGCGAAAAAGATGTGACGCACTTGAGTGAATTCGTTTTCCCACCGATTCACGGGCCAGGCCTAGATGAGATGACAGGACGCGCAAAGGCTTTGGTAAGAGCATATGAGAGGGTTTTCCCCGGGAGACCAAGTGACCGGGAACTTACTGAAGAAGAATATTTTGCTCTTAATGACGCTGCGATGTCTGAATGGCCTGTAGATGACAAAGCATAACAATGGCATGAAGACGAACTGGTAACATTAAAAAAAAGTGACTGTTCAATGATTAATGTTTGATGCACGATGTCTATGAGGAGTAATTAGTCATGGGAATACTTGATCACGCTAAAGAATTGGCTGAGCTCATCAAGAAGTATAATGACCAAGATCTCTACCAACGCATTGTCGACCTGCGAGATGAAATTTTTGCTCTGCGTGAGAAAAATCTAAATTTGAAGGAAGAACTCAGAGTCATCAAGGCGGACAGAGATGTAGAAGCGCAGTTGACGAAAGAACGTAATGTATACTTCAGGGTCGATCCCAACGGGACTCGTAGCGGTCCCTATTGCATGATGTGTTGGGATTCAGATCGCAAACTTGTGAACCTGACGCAGGAAGATGGGGGATACACTTGGTGTCTAAGGTGCATTAAAGAATCAAAAAAATAGCAGCATCGAACAACCACATGCAAAAAAGTAAAAAACGATCAAATCTTTATTATTAACAAGGCAGGCCACAAACACACTACGATTAGGATAACAGCATGGCTCTTTTAACCAAATCAAAATACCTTGCAGGGCTTCAGTGTTCAAAACTCTTATGGATGCTTGTCAAAGCGAAGGATAGAATTCCTGCGCCGGCTGAAGATGCTCAATTCAGAATGGATGCCGGAACTGAAGTCGGTATTCTGGCTAAACAATTATTTCCCGAAGGCATTGATATGCCGACTGATGATTTCATGCGGAATATTTATTTGACAAAGGATAGTCTGTTGGAAAATGTGCCGCTTTTTGAAGCAGGAATCATGGCTAATAATTGCTATTCAAGAATTGACGTTCTCAAGCCAAATGATGACGGGAGCTTTGATATTATTGAAGTCAAATCAGGAACAAAGGTTAAAGAAGAGAATGTTCACGATGTTTCTTTTCAAAAACATTGCTGTGAAATGGCAGGGCTAAAGATTGCGAAATGCTGTTTGTGCTTTATCAATAATCAATACGTCAGGCAGGGCGATATCAATGTGAGGGAACTGTTCTCCATTCAGGATATAAGTATGGAGGTTGCTGAAGCTCAGCAGGGTATTCAGGAGAGAATCGCTAAGATGGCTGATGCCATAAGATTGAGCAGATGCCCTTTGGTTTTGATAGGCAGACACTGCGATTCTCCCTATACCTGCAACCTAAAAGATGAATGCTGGGAATTTCTGCCTGAAAATAATATTTTCACACTCTGCGGAGGCGGGGGAAAAAGCGCTGAGCTCTTCAATAACGGCGTACACAGCATAGCGGATATTCCTGACGATTTTAGACTTACAGATAAGCAGGATATCCAGAAGAAGTGCGGGCAAACAAGGGAATGCCATGTTAACACTTTCGGAATAAAGCAGTTTCTTGATACATTGAATTATCCTCTCTATTATCTGGATTTCGAGACCTTTTCTCCGGCAGTTCCCGAATATGATAATTCCAGGCCATATCAGAAGATTCCGTTTCAGTATTCTCTCCATATTCAGCAGAAAGATAACAAAACAGAGCATTTTGAATTTCTAGCGGAAGGAAGCAAAGACCCAAGACCTGCATTATTAAAAAATCTCAAAGGAGTTCTTGGAACGAAGAGCAGTATTGTTGTTTATAATCAATCATTTGAGAAAGGCGTTTTAGATGAGTTAGCAAGAAATTTTCCCGGATATCAGGATTGGGTCAATGAAATACTTCCAAGAATAGTAGATCTGCTGATTCCTTTCAGAAACTTTTACTACTATAATCCATCTCAGCAAGGCAGTGCCTCTATAAAAAAAGTCCTTCCGGCGATTACGGGAGAAAATTACGGAGAAATGGAGATCGCAACCGGCGAAGATGCAAGTATGCAATTCTTTAAAAGCCACATTAAAAGTAAATCAAACAATAAAGAAGAAATAAGAAAAAACCTGTTAAAATACTGCTGTTTGGATACTGAGGGAATGGTGTTGATCGTCAGCGAATTGAAAAAGTTTGTGAATTAGATAAACCATGGTAATATCAGGGCAGAAGTTATTGTTTAATAATCAATATAAAAACGAGGGATTTTGGGAGGGAAAGAGAATGAAATCAATTAGGGCTCTATTAGTTATCCTGTTATTTTCTATTGTTTTATCCGGCTGCAATACAATTAACAAACCGAATATATCGTCTGAAGAGAATGAATTTCAGTTATTAACGGAAGATTATCCGCCTTTAACATTTGAGAGAGATGGAGAGATAACGGGATTTGGTACGGAAGTTGTGCGTGAAATTATTCGCAGATTGAATATTGCGGATAATATTCGCATTCTGCCATGGAAAGAAGGATACGATTTATGTTTAAAAGAGGCTAACGTGGTTCTCTTTACAATGAAACGCACAGAATTGCGAGAGAATCTTTTTCAATGGATTGGACCTATCGGAAGTAATAATACAATTTTTTATGCAAAGAAAGGTTCCGGAATCAAAATCGATAGTATGGATGATGCAAAGAAAGTATCAAAAATCGCAACCTGCTCTGCATGGTTTTCCGAACAAGACCTTAAAGATGCCGGTTTCACCAATCTTGTTAGTTCCCCTGTTCCAACAGAAAATGTTCGTCAATTGGTAGAAGGAGAAGTTGCCCTTTCGATTTTTACTGATATCACAATCCCTGAAATTGCGATTCAGGCGGGATATTCTATCAATGATCTGGAACCTGTTTTCGTCGTCAGTACAGGTCATTTTTATATTGCGATTTCCAAAACTACTCCTCAGAGTTTGGTAGATTTGTGGAAACAGGCTTTTCAAGCGATGTACGAGGATGGGACTTTTAAAAGGATATATGCTAAATGGATTCCGAATGGCACTATCCCGGTCTTATAATAAGAAAAAAGGAATCGGA of the bacterium genome contains:
- a CDS encoding DUF296 domain-containing protein, coding for MAVMKKVKSRELFMGKLSHSGDLLEEITDICRKKNIQLGRIEALGAVQKARLAFYNQQTREYQFFIIDQPLEITKLVGNISLKDGTPIVHAHVTLADKTGKTYGGHLAPGTVIFACEFILEVFEGPIFERGFDKETGLPLWAMSE
- a CDS encoding transporter substrate-binding domain-containing protein — its product is MKSIRALLVILLFSIVLSGCNTINKPNISSEENEFQLLTEDYPPLTFERDGEITGFGTEVVREIIRRLNIADNIRILPWKEGYDLCLKEANVVLFTMKRTELRENLFQWIGPIGSNNTIFYAKKGSGIKIDSMDDAKKVSKIATCSAWFSEQDLKDAGFTNLVSSPVPTENVRQLVEGEVALSIFTDITIPEIAIQAGYSINDLEPVFVVSTGHFYIAISKTTPQSLVDLWKQAFQAMYEDGTFKRIYAKWIPNGTIPVL
- a CDS encoding DUF2779 domain-containing protein, producing MALLTKSKYLAGLQCSKLLWMLVKAKDRIPAPAEDAQFRMDAGTEVGILAKQLFPEGIDMPTDDFMRNIYLTKDSLLENVPLFEAGIMANNCYSRIDVLKPNDDGSFDIIEVKSGTKVKEENVHDVSFQKHCCEMAGLKIAKCCLCFINNQYVRQGDINVRELFSIQDISMEVAEAQQGIQERIAKMADAIRLSRCPLVLIGRHCDSPYTCNLKDECWEFLPENNIFTLCGGGGKSAELFNNGVHSIADIPDDFRLTDKQDIQKKCGQTRECHVNTFGIKQFLDTLNYPLYYLDFETFSPAVPEYDNSRPYQKIPFQYSLHIQQKDNKTEHFEFLAEGSKDPRPALLKNLKGVLGTKSSIVVYNQSFEKGVLDELARNFPGYQDWVNEILPRIVDLLIPFRNFYYYNPSQQGSASIKKVLPAITGENYGEMEIATGEDASMQFFKSHIKSKSNNKEEIRKNLLKYCCLDTEGMVLIVSELKKFVN